In a single window of the Tellurirhabdus bombi genome:
- a CDS encoding response regulator produces the protein MKVPLRILIVEDVPLTAISLEEHLTQAGYIVCGKATDYESAIRLMKKESPDLALIDIQLDGQPDGIVTAQELLRIKPIPIIYLTGHPESEYFARAKKTKPAAFLHKPIRLRELAMQVDLALHNYYLDSNTELASISDYVYIPDGHSKYRVHQNGIAFLRANRAYVDLFLTSEEYERLKIKTKNVPLTVSVSLGKMLEYLPTHFYKISRSVAINLNHLERIETTQIVIGEEEIDLPEGAYKKLIERLNVVRFRR, from the coding sequence ATGAAAGTACCTCTACGCATTCTCATTGTGGAAGACGTACCACTAACGGCCATTTCGCTTGAAGAACATTTGACTCAGGCAGGCTATATCGTCTGCGGCAAGGCAACGGATTATGAATCAGCTATTCGCCTTATGAAAAAAGAGTCTCCGGACTTGGCATTGATTGATATTCAACTTGATGGCCAGCCCGACGGGATTGTAACGGCTCAGGAATTACTACGCATCAAACCCATACCTATAATTTACCTTACAGGACATCCTGAATCCGAGTATTTCGCTAGAGCTAAAAAAACGAAACCAGCGGCTTTTCTACACAAGCCCATACGCCTCAGGGAGTTAGCCATGCAAGTTGATCTAGCGCTGCATAACTATTACCTGGATAGTAACACGGAACTAGCCAGCATTTCCGATTATGTGTATATTCCAGATGGCCATAGCAAGTACCGCGTCCACCAAAATGGAATTGCTTTTTTGAGAGCCAACAGAGCGTATGTCGATTTATTTCTTACCTCAGAAGAATATGAACGGTTAAAGATCAAAACAAAAAACGTGCCCTTAACCGTTTCAGTAAGTCTGGGCAAAATGCTTGAGTATTTACCAACCCATTTTTACAAGATATCGCGGTCTGTCGCCATCAATCTAAATCATTTAGAGCGAATTGAAACAACCCAGATTGTCATAGGGGAGGAGGAAATCGATTTACCCGAAGGTGCTTATAAAAAGCTCATCGAACGTCTTAATGTGGTTCGTTTTCGGAGATAA
- a CDS encoding histidine kinase dimerization/phosphoacceptor domain -containing protein, producing MSVPYHWVKRSFFVFILICSNGLLIYAQNIDKKPKMAGGFLYERLLKTQKEYEEAMATGDSLEVAEMCYRMGKRYVGIGDYKTAQKWFIRSLRIREPLGPSVGLGKLYLFLGDYHLKQGHLKEGAVAIHKAVDNFKKTGTQHNVMGGYIAMAGVYQQGYLLDQKEPGRAPQYSIDSTLYYLQQAENIALSLKAPYDIANVCFLKGSFFLQSDYQRGITYLKKANTIFLKEKVTFGIINVSLALARGYLKLQQPRKAKIWLEQASYVADTARFGDHQQLGEMYRIYSIVHQRLGSWKEALKTHEKYHNLIAQTLIAEREGAIAKIEIEYQTQQKEAQLKAQKQELMLKTQDLNYQKKLIGIAIGIGLLTTIASIIFYRFFRRYKFISKQNELLIKEQNHRVKNHFQEITSMLTMQAGYLKDEGTRKAITEVLLRMEAMALLHQQLHNSEQQLDIDLAKFIPELVEGGLRTYNYFQLKPTYHLDVIHLHIDQALSLGLIINELITNSCKYAFPTQLNPALDITCQQSRNTIILKVDDHGPGFDPQIQRDSLGLKLIDAFAQALKGQANFKSPGNVYQLSFAKKNVSIVQYID from the coding sequence ATGTCTGTTCCTTATCACTGGGTAAAAAGAAGTTTTTTTGTTTTTATTTTAATATGTAGTAATGGTTTACTTATATACGCTCAGAACATAGATAAAAAGCCTAAAATGGCTGGTGGTTTCCTATATGAAAGACTATTGAAAACCCAAAAAGAATACGAAGAAGCAATGGCTACCGGTGACTCTCTAGAGGTAGCTGAAATGTGTTATCGAATGGGCAAGCGCTATGTTGGTATTGGCGATTATAAAACGGCTCAGAAATGGTTTATTCGTTCATTACGCATCCGGGAACCTCTAGGCCCATCCGTAGGGCTTGGTAAACTGTATTTATTTCTGGGTGATTACCACCTCAAACAAGGTCACCTTAAGGAAGGCGCGGTTGCTATTCACAAAGCAGTTGATAACTTCAAGAAAACAGGAACCCAGCATAACGTAATGGGAGGGTATATAGCTATGGCAGGTGTATATCAACAAGGGTACCTATTGGATCAAAAAGAACCTGGCCGCGCTCCTCAGTATTCAATTGATAGTACATTGTATTACCTCCAGCAGGCAGAGAATATTGCTTTATCATTGAAAGCTCCTTATGATATCGCTAACGTATGTTTTCTCAAAGGCTCCTTTTTTTTACAGTCTGATTACCAGCGCGGAATTACCTATTTAAAAAAAGCGAATACTATCTTTTTAAAGGAGAAAGTAACTTTCGGAATTATTAATGTGTCTTTGGCGCTGGCTAGAGGTTATTTAAAGCTGCAACAACCTCGTAAAGCCAAAATTTGGTTAGAGCAGGCTAGCTATGTTGCCGATACAGCCAGATTCGGCGATCACCAGCAATTGGGAGAGATGTATCGGATTTATTCAATAGTGCACCAGCGACTAGGAAGTTGGAAAGAAGCCTTAAAAACTCACGAAAAATATCATAATCTTATTGCGCAAACACTCATTGCAGAGCGGGAGGGAGCAATTGCAAAAATTGAGATTGAATATCAGACTCAGCAGAAAGAAGCTCAATTAAAAGCGCAGAAACAAGAGTTAATGCTCAAGACGCAAGATCTGAATTATCAGAAAAAACTGATTGGAATAGCTATAGGTATTGGACTTCTTACAACGATAGCAAGTATCATTTTTTATCGCTTTTTTCGGAGATATAAATTTATCAGTAAACAAAATGAGCTCCTAATTAAAGAACAAAATCACAGGGTAAAAAATCACTTTCAAGAAATTACTAGTATGCTCACCATGCAGGCCGGCTATTTAAAAGATGAAGGAACCCGCAAGGCGATAACAGAAGTTCTGCTACGCATGGAAGCCATGGCCCTGCTCCATCAACAGCTTCACAATAGTGAGCAACAGCTTGATATCGATCTCGCCAAATTTATTCCAGAATTAGTGGAGGGAGGATTAAGAACTTATAATTATTTTCAGCTTAAACCCACTTATCATTTAGATGTTATTCACCTTCACATTGATCAGGCATTGTCATTAGGATTAATTATTAATGAATTAATTACTAATTCGTGCAAGTATGCATTCCCCACTCAATTAAATCCTGCCCTGGATATAACCTGTCAACAAAGCAGGAATACAATTATTTTGAAGGTAGATGATCACGGGCCTGGTTTTGATCCACAGATACAACGGGATAGTCTTGGTCTCAAGTTGATTGATGCGTTTGCACAAGCGTTAAAAGGACAAGCTAATTTTAAGTCCCCCGGTAATGTGTATCAATTATCGTTTGCTAAGAAGAATGTTTCAATTGTTCAGTACATCGACTAG